The Aeromonas encheleia genomic sequence GGTGAAGGATCTATGAGGCTCGGCGTCGTCGGCCACCTGATAGCTCATGCCCGCCGTCAGGGTGAAGACGCGGCCATCCTGCAACTCGGTGTGCAGTTCCCCCTCGATGCACAGCAGCACATGGCCCTTGCTGCACCAGTGATCCGCCAGATAGCCGGCGGAATACTCCACCATCCGCACCCGCAGTTCGCCAAAGCGCTGGGTATGCCAGCGAGCGACGCCGGTTTCCCCCCGATGCTCGGTCGGCGCTATCTCGGCCCAGCGGGTCGTGCAAAACGGCAGGTTCTTGATTTCCATCACAACTCCCTTTGTCGGAAAAATCGGCGTCGCCACGGCGCGACTTGATTGCCCGTCGAGGGCTATCCGTCATCCCACCGCTAGGTCAGAGTGCCAGGATCAAGCGGGCCGCCCCTCTGGAGCCTCCCTTATACTGCCATCGAATCCGGCCCCGTGACACGCCCCGTCTGGCCCCAGCATAGGCCATTAGCGCTTGAGGCTGCCCATCACCTGCATCTCGCAGCGGTGGCAGTCGAAGCGCAGGCGGAACAGGTCCTTGCCCATCTTCAGCTCGAGCGGTTCGGGTTTGAGACCCGGCACCTGCTTGTGACAGAGGTTCTGGCTGTAACGGATGCAGTGCTTGGTGATCATCAGCACCACCTCGCCCTCCTCCTTGTTCGCCTCATAGGCGGGGGCGATGCGCCCCACCCCGTGCTCGCGGAAGAACTGCTCGGCGGCGCCGTTGAGCACGTTGCCAAGGTAGGAGAGCCGGTGCTGGGGATAGGTGGCGTCGCGCAGAGGGATGAGCCGCTCGGGTCGCCGGTAGGCGGCCAGACGGGCCGCCTCTAGAGCGGCTATGCCGTCCCGCCGCAGACCGTTGAGCATGGACGCCGCAATAAACAGCGACGAAGTGAATACCAACTCGATCTGGCGCGCCACAAACAGGGTGTTGCCGAGTTTGCCAAGCTGATCCCGCGCCTGCTGCAACGCCCGCGCCGGGTTGTCGGCCGGCTGTTTGTCACAGGCGAGGGTCACGCAGGCGCTTATGCCCTGCTCGTCCGCGAGATCCAGCCGCAAGCCTTGCTCGCACTCGGATAGCCGCAGATCGACCCGGATGCGGCGCTCGGCACTCGCGGTCGAGAGCAGCTTGCTGAACGCGCTGTCGTGGTTGCGGTAGATGGTGGTGCCCAGCTTGAGCCCGGACACCGGCTCGGAGAGCAGTAACTGCTTACCTTCTACCTTGTTCAACCGCATCCCCACCAGCTCGTCGTTCGGCTTGAAGAAGCCGAGGCCGTCGCCGTTATTCAGCGTCACCTGATGCCCATCTATCTCTATCCCCTCCCGGCTGATCTTGCTGACCCGACCGAGGGGTTCCCCCAGGTATTTCGGGCTCCTGGGGGAGCCGATATCGGCCTTGCGCTCGTGCAGGAAGTAGTCCGTCGAACCGCGATTGAAGCTCTTCTTCGGATCCGGCACGAAGCTGTAGCTGCAACGCCCGGCGGAGGCGGCCACCAGATCCGGGCGTTTATCCAGGATGGCGTCGAGCCGCTGGCGATACCAGGCGGTGACGTTCTTCACGTAATCCAGCCCCTTGAGCCGCCCCTCGATCTTGAAGGAGCGGATACCCGCCTCGATCAGCGCCTCCAGGTTCGTGCTCTGATCCATGTCTTTGAGGGAGAGCAGGTGACTGTCCGCCACCAGCACCTCCCCATCCGGCTTCTGCAGCGAGCAGGGCAGCCGGCAGAGTTGGGCGCACTCGCCGCGGTTCGCGCTGCGGCCGGTGCGGGCATAGCTGATGTTGCACTGGCCGCTGTAGGAGACGCAGAGCGCGCCGTGGATGAAGAACTCCAGCTGCACATTGGTCTGGGCGCTGATGGCGCGGATCTGCTCGAGGGACAACTCGCGGGCCAGCACCACCTGGGAGAAGCCCACATCCTGCAGGAACTTCACCTTCTCCGGCGTGCGGTTGTCGGTCTGGGTGCTGGCATGCAGCGCTATGGGGGGGAGGTCGAGCGCCAGCAGGCCCATGTCCTGCACGATCAGCGCGTCGGCGCCGGCCTCATAAATCTGGTGGGCGAGGCGTTGGGCCTGCTCCAGCTCGTGGTCGTGCAGCAGGGTGTTGAAGGCGATAAACAGCTGGGCACCGAAGCGGTGGGCATGGCGCGCCAGCGCCTCTATATCCTCGAGGGTGTTGCCCGCGGCGCTACGGGCGCCGAACGCGGGGCCGCCCATGTAGACGGCATCGGCGCCATGGTTGATAGCCTCGATGCCGTAGGCGAGGTTCTTGGCCGGAGCCAGCAGCTCGAGGCGGTTAGTCTGGGTATGATCCTGCATGGGTCTGGTCTGAAGGCGGACGAGAAATGCCCGTCACTCTAGCGAGACCGGGCGCCCCCCGCCTTGATCCCGCTTAAGATCACCGCAGAATGCAGGATTGGACAGGCCGACATCCCGAAACGGGAGATGCGGCTCTCGCCGGGCCGAGAAAGCCTATGTGGTCACCCCTCATCCCCAACCCTTCTCCCACAAGGGGAGAAGGGAGCAGAGAGATTGTGCTGGTAACACTGGCACCAAACACTGGTCTAGATCACCACCTTCAGCGCCAGCCCCAGCAGCACCAGGCCGCTGACTTTGTCGATGACGGAGGTCTTCGCCTTGAGCCAGGCCAGCCATGGATGTCCGCGGGAGAGCAGCATCAAAGCACCACCTTCAGCGCCAGTCCCAGCAGCACCAAGCCGCTGACTTTATCGATGACGGAGGACTTTGCCTTGAGCCAGGCCAGCCATGGATGTCCGCGGGAGAGCAGCATCAAAGCACCACCTTCAGCGCCAGTCCCAGCAGCACCAAGCCGCTGACTTTATCGATGACGGAGGACTTTGCCTTGAGCCAGGCCAGCACGGGGCCGCGAGACAGCACCAGGGCCACCAGCACGTACCAGATAGCATCGATGCCACCGGCGGTCAGCATCATGATGCCGCCCTCGCGCCAGCCGGTGTCGGCGTGGACGAACTGGCTGAACAGGGCGATGAAGAAGATGGCGAGCTGGGGGTTCAGGAAGGCCACCATGAAGCCCTCGAACGCGCCCTGCCGACCGCGCAGCGCATGCACCGCCTCCTCGGTCGCGCCGCTCGCGGGTTTCGCCAGCAGCGCCTTGATACCGAGCCAGGCGAGGAAGGCCGCGCCGCCGTAACGAATGAGATCGAACAGCAGCGGGGTCTGGGTGATCAGCAAGGAGAGACCCAGGGCGGTGACCAGTGCATAGATGCCGACCCCCAGGCCATGGCCGAGCGCGGTCGCCACCCCGTGGCCCTGCCCGCCCTGCACCGTATTACGGATGATCAGCGCCAGACTCGGCCCAGGGCTGATGGCCCCCATCACACAGATTGCCGCCAGCGCCAGCCAGCTCGTGAATTCCATAACTGCCTCTATCTCGAATGAAAATGAATACCGGCAGTCAGGTTAAGCGGGTGCGCCGCCATGCCAGAAGTGAAAGTTATGAATAGAGCCCATAGCCAATGGCTATGGGTCAGCACGACTCACTACCTCAGGATCTGCCGAGCGGTTTGCGGCTCTCGTCCAGTTGTTTTCGGCTCTCGGCTAGTTGTTTTCGGCTCTCGCCGAGGGTCCGCTGCAGATGTTCTCGCAGGAAGGGATAGGCCAGCTCCCTGAACCACTGGTGGGCCGGATCCTGATGATGGCGCTGGTGCCACAGCAGATGATACTGCTGGGTGCGGGTGGCGAAGGGCAGATCGCAGAAGCTCAGGCCGTGCTCCTGCGACAGCTGCCAGGCGATGTGGGCCGGGGTGGTCATCAGGCAATCGGTGCGCAGCAGCACCTCGACCGCCGCCTGGAAGAAGGGCACCCGGGCGAACCAGCGCCGGGAGAGGCCCTGGGGCATCAGCACCTGCTCCACCGGGCTGTCCTTGTCACCGCCGCCGCTCACCTGCAGATGGGGCCAGGCGAGGTAGTCCTCCAGGGTCGGCGCCATGCCGGACAGCGGATGGTGGCGCCCCATCAGCATCACCAGCCGGTCTTCCCCCTGATGCAGGCCGCGGATCTGATCCGGCACCAGCTCCGTGATGGTGGAGACCAGATCCAGCTCGGACTGCCACAGCTGCGGCAGCTGGCGCTTGTCCCACAGGCTGTATTCGAGCGCCGCCAGCGGCGCCGCCCTCGCCAGCGCCGCGCAGATGTCGGGCAGGATGTGCTGGGCCACATAGTCGGAGGAGGCGAGCCGGAACACCCGCTCGCAGCGGGCGGGCTCGAAGCCGGGCGCCTCGTAGAGCCGTGCCAGGGCCCCGAGCGGATCGGCCAGCGCCGCCGCCAGACTCTCGGCCCGCGGGGTCAACAGCCAGCGTTGCCCCTCCCGCACCAGCAGCTCGTCGCCAAACTCGCCGCGCAGCTGATTGAGCTGCTTGCTGATGGAGGGTTGACTGAGGTGCAGCAGCTCGGCCGCCCGGCTGATGTTGCGGGTCTCCAGCAAGACCTTGAGGGTTGGCAACAGGTTGAGATTCGCTTTGTGCACTCAGATCATCCTTGGGAGAAACCAGCCCCTATCTTAGGGCAAGGCGGGGCGCTATTTTAAGCAAAATCACCGACTTGTTCGTCCCCCACCCCGCCTTCTGCCATTTGCCAAAACAGGGCCGCGAGATGACACCGGAAAACCGGTACGGCATAATTGCGCGAGTTTCCGCCCGCGGGCGATCCACAACAAGAAGCGATAACAAGATGAAATACGCCAATATCACCGGCTGGGGCAAATGCCTGCCCCCCGCAGTGCTGACCAACGATGCGCTCAGCACCATCATGGAAACATCGGATGAATGGATCTATCCGCGTACCGGCATCAAGGCACGCCGGGTCTCCCACGTCAGCAACACCGAACTCGCCACCCTGGCCGGCCGCCGTGCCCTGGCCTGCGCCGGTCTCGAGGCCGCGGCGCTGGATGGCATCATCCTGGCCACCGCCACCCCGGGCACCCTGATCCCGAATTGTGCCTCAGCGGTGCAGCAGGCCCTCGGCGCCCACAAGGCGGCGGTGTTCGACCTCAATGCCGCCTGTACCGGCTTCGTCTATGCGCTCTCCGTGGCCACCTCCCTGGTCCAGACCGGCATGATGCAGAAGGTGCTGGTGATAGGCGCCGAGCGTCTCACCCAGTTGCTGGACTGGGCCAAGCGCGACACCGCAGTGCTGTTTGGTGACGGCGCCGGCGCCGTGGTGATCGAGGCGAGCGACAACCAGTCCGGCCTCATCGCCAACAAGCTCGGCTGCGACAGCGAGGCGCGCGAGATCCTGCACGTGCCGAACTTTGGCACCGATCGGGTACGCTTCGCCGACATCGACGGCCTCTTCACCTTCAACTTCGAGGGGCAGGAGATCTTCAAGCGGGCCGTGCGCGGCATGGGCGAGGCCACCGGCGCCGTGCTGGCCCAGGCCGGCATCACCCCCGAGCAGGTCGATCTCATAGTGCCGCACCAGGCCAACATGCGCATCATCGAGACCCTGGCCAAGCGCATGAATGCGCCCATGGACAAGGTGATGGTCAACATAGAGCACTACGGCAACACCTCGGCCGCCACCGTGCCCATCGCCCTGTGCGAGGCGCTGGAGCAGGGTCGGGTCAAGCCGAACTCCTATCTGCTCAGCGCCGCCTTCGGGGCCGGCCTGACCTGGGGCGCCGCCCTTATCAAGTGGGGCGACAGGGTCACCCCGCTTGGCCACTGCGATGTCGAGCTGCCGCCCTGCGAGCAGAGCGCGCTGGAGCTGATCGCCCACGCCGTCGCGGGCTGCCAGCAGGCCAACACCGAGGCCTGAGCCAGGCCGCCAAGCGCATGAATAGGCAAGGCACAGCGGCATGAACAAGAAAGAGGAGCCAGCGCTGGCTCCTCTTTCTTATCTCCATCTTTATCTCCGCCCCTCTTCCCTGCCGCCAATCACCCCGTCCACATCCGCGCCCGGCGGCTGCGCACCGCCCCTGAAAGTCATTGAAAAGCGTGAATTTTGAGCTGAACAAATCAAAAAATAACCAAACGATATTTTTTTGTCGTCAGAATGGGCCTGAGGGGTTCACAACCTTACCGGATCTGGTAGTATGCGGCCTCGCACTTGGGGAGGGGTTCCCGAGCGGCCAAAGGGATCAGACTGTAAATCTGACGGCTCTGCCTTCGAAGGTTCGAATCCTTCTCCCTCCACCATTCAAGTGCGAAAAATCAGGAAAATACCCCGTGGAGGGGTTCCCGAGCGGCCAAAGGGATCAGACTGTAAATCTGACGGCTCTGCCTTCGAAGGTTCGAATCCTTCTCCCTCCACCATCTTCCTGAGCTGTATGAGTTAGGCCTGTAAAAAATAGTACCCCTGTGGAGGGGTTCCCGAGCGGCCAAAGGGATCAGACTGTAAATCTGACGGCTCTGCCTTCGAAGGTTCGAATCCTTCTCCCTCCACCATTCTTCAGAAAACCCGGCCCAGCGCCGGGTTTTCGCTTTTATGGCTAGATGCCATTTGGCACTGTCAGATCTGACAATTGCCCTCCCCCGCTTTTTTCGAAACAGTGGACTCCTCACCGTCAGGAGCCGCCTCGCATGTTTGCAATCTGGGATGAAACCGGTCAGGAGCAGGGCTTGAGCCTGCCCCAACTGCAGCAACGGCTGCACAACTATCAGGGCGACGTCATGGTGCGTTATCTCAATCGCCTCGGCCTGTCGACGACCCTGTTCCTGACCGTCCGTCAGGGCCGCGCCTACCAGCGCTTCAAGGCCGGCACACCGCCGCTGGACTGGGCCTGGCTGGACCAGGCCATTCAGCACGTGCCCCTGCTCGATGGCCGCCTTCCGCAGTCGCACCACGCCCTTCGTTAAGCCGCTCGCCGCCGGGCACTAATCCGTGCCCAGGTAGGCCTGCGCCGCCTGCCAGCCCATCTGATAGCCCTGCTCCAGCTTGTCCGGATCCGTGGTCATGCGACCGACCCTGAAGCCCGCGGGCGGATGAATGAGCCGGATGCGGCAATCCGCCGGCGGATTGCGGATGAAGTCGATGGCGTCGTTGTAGCTGTGATGGCGGGCCAGGCTGGCGCGGGCCAGCGCCGGGGTCTGCCGCAGCAGGTAACGGTGCAGGGCGGGCAGACGCGGCGCCCGCTTGCGATAGCCGAGCGGGCGGGAGAGCACCACTGTGATGTCCCGCGCCCCCTGCTCATAGGCGTGGCGCACCGGGATGGAGTCCGCCACCCCGCCGTCGGTCATCGCCTCACCCCCGAGCCGCACGAAGTCGCGATAGGCGAGCGGCACCGAGCAGGAGGCCTTGATCTGCTGCTCCAGCTCCTCCGCCGTCGCCTTGAGATAGGCGGCCTGCCCGTCCGAGACCCGGGTGGTTACCACCGTCAGCGGCACAGGGTTCGCGGCAAACCGCGCCAGATCGAGCCGGCACTCGCGGATGGTGATCTCCCACAGCCAGTCGAGATCCAGCCAGTGACCGCCGCGCATGAACTTCGCCAGGCTGATGAACTCGGGGCGACAGGAGTAATCCGTGATGACGCTGTGGTTGCGCCCCTGCTGGCCGGCCAGGAAGGCCGCCAGGTTGACCGCTCCCGCCGAGACCCCGATGCAGTGATCGAACGCCGTCACTCCCCTGGCCATGAAGGCATCCAGCACCCCGGCGGCAAAGATGCCGCGCATGGCGCCCCCCTCGACCACCAGGGCCGTTTGCCGCCGACTCATCTCGTTTCCCCTCTGTTCTGCTCTGTGAATGGACTCACACTTTGGCTCATCCGGCGCCCTACCCAAGGGCGGGATCCCTATAATGGCCACGCCTCACTTGACCCTACAGAGGCATAACATATTGATGCTACGGAATATTACAATGAAAAATATCAACAAGTCCCTGATCGCCGCTGCCATTTCCCTCGGAATGCTGGCAGGCTGTGACAGCAACAATGACTCCAAGGCCCCCGATCCCATGGTTCGCTTCGCTACCTTCAACCTCTCGTTCGATCGCACCGCCCCCGGCATGTTGAGCGGCGAACTGGCCCTGGACCGCGCCGCCCAGGACGCCCTGCTGGCCCGCTATCAGGACGGTGACACCAGCCTCGGCAAGGCCGAGATCACCCAGGCCAAAGACGTGCAGCAGATCCGCAATATCGCCGAGATCATCCAGCGCACCCGCCCGGACGTCTTCCTGCTGAACGAATTCGACAACGACGGCAAGGGCGAGAGCACCGCCGATCTGAAGGCGTTCAACGACAACTACCTGGCCCATGCCCAGCACGGCGAGGTGCAGGCCATCAGCTACCCGGTGATGCAGAATTTCGCCACCAACACCGGCCTGATGAGCGGTCATGACCTCAATCTGGACGGCAAGCGCAACAGCGGGCCGGATGACGCCTGGGGCTTTGGCAACTACCACGGCCAGTACGCCTTCGCCCTGATGTCGAAATATCCCATCGATACCAAAGGGATCCGCACCTTCCAGCAGTTCAAGTGGAAGGACATGCCCGGCGAGCAGAACCCCATCATCGACGACTGCAACAACCCCAAGGCCCCGATCCCGGCCGGTCGCCAGTGCGGCGATGCCTGGTATGACGCCGCGGCCTGGGAGCAGTTCCCGCTCTCCTCCAAGAATCACGCGGACGTGCCGGTGCGCATCAAGCAGGGCAACAAGGAGGTGGTGGTCCACTTCCTCCTCTCCCACCCGACCCCGCCCATCTTCGGCAACGCGGCGCGCCACAACGTCAAGCACAACAGAGCCGAGGTCGCCTTCTGGCAGGACTATGTGGAGGCCGCCAGCTACATGGTGGACGACGCGGGCAAGGCCGGCGGCCTGCCACAGGGCGCCAGGTTCGTCATCGCCGGGGATCTCAACGCCGATCCCCAGCTCGGTGACGGGGATCTCAGTGCCATCCAGGACCTGCATAACCATGCGCTGGTCAACCAGGCGGTCACCAACGGCGCCCTGATCCCGGTCAGCCAGGGTGGCCCCGAGTGCCTCGCCAGCCAGCCGGATCAGTGCAAGCGCAACAACGGCCGCACCACCCCGGAGCGCATCACCAGCAGCAGCGGCCTGCAGCTCGATCACCTGATCCCCTCCGCCAACCTCAACGCGGTCGCCTCCGGCGTGTTCTGGCCCGCCAGCTTCGAGCCGGGCTACCACCTGGTGTATGACGCCAAGCTCGGCATCGCCAAGGGAGTGAGCTCGGATCACCGCCTGGTGTGGGTGGACGTCGAACTGAACCCCTAATACGCGGGATCACCGCAAAATAAAGCGGGGCCATGATGGCCCCGCTTTTTTTTTTTGCATCTGGCGCTACACCAGCTTCTCGACCCGGGCCGGCAAGCCCTGGCGCGCCGAGGAGCCGATGGCCCAGTCCACCAGGGGATAACGACCGTGGCGACTGGGATCCAGCACCGCCAGATCGTTGAGGTTCACCCCGGCGCCGCGCAGGGCGCTGGCCGCCACCCGCTGGCCGTCTATCCAGTGCTCCCGCGCCCCCAGCTCCTTGTGACCGAAGCCGTGCTCGATGGCGATGGCATCCGCCTGCACCCCGGCCACGCACTCGGCCAGCCCGATCACGCTGCCATTGGGGGTACTGACCCGCACCCTGTCCCCGCTCACTATGCCGAGGCGGGCCGCCGTCTGGGCGTTGAGCCGCACCCCGTTGCTGGGGTGCACCTGACGCAGGCGATCCGAGCCGATGCTCATGGAGCTCATGGTGTGGGACTTGTAGCTGGTGAGCAGCAGGGGCCACTGGGCCGGCTTGAACACCTCGCTCAGCGGCGTGCCGTCGGCGAGCTGGGCCCGGAAGAAGCGCGGGGTGCCGCTCAGGAACTGGCCGCTCTGGCTGTGACGGCGGCTGCCCACCGCCGGGTTCCACAGCATCAGGGGCTTGGGCCAGCGCTTGCTCGGCTGACCCGCCTCGTCGCGCCCCTTGGCCACCGGCTCGAAGCGCCCGCCCCTGGCGTAGAGATAGGCGGCGCGGCTCGCCTCCTCCGCGCTCAGGGTGGCGTTGAGGGTGGGCAGGATCCGCGCCACCCCGGACCAGGCGAGGTCTTCAGCGCCGATGGGAGGCACCGGCTGGCCGAGGTAGGCGACGTTGGCCGCCCCGTAGAGGGAGAAGTCCGCCGCCTTGTTGAGCCCATGCAGCTTGCCATCCGATCCCTCGATCGCCCCCTCGCCGAAGCCCGGCAGGCCGAGGCGCTTGGCCACCGCGATGAGGAAGGACTCCATGCAAACGGGATCCCCCTCGGCGGTCTTGATCACTCTGGGCTCGATCACAGGCCAGCGCCCGGTCGAGACCTTGGTCATGACCCCGTGCCAGGCGGTTGCCCAGCCCCAGGACTCGTAGGTCAGGGTGTCAGGCACTATGTAGTCGGAGAGCGCCGAGGATTCGTTGATGAAGCTGTCGATGCTGATGAACAGCGGCAACACCCTGGGGTCTTTGAGCTGTTCACCTATGGCCTGGTGCAACCCGGCCTGACCGTAGAGCGGGTTGCCCATGTGGTTGATCCAGGCCTTGGCGCGGTAGGGGTAACCGCTCACCGCCGCGGTCAGGTGCTCGCCGAGCAGCGGGCCCGAGAGCGGGAACCAGGGCTCGTGGGCCGGATAGGGGTTCTGCCCCGCCTCTTTCTTGCGACGATATTCGGAGGTCTTCTCGTAGGGGAACTTGGAGCGGGAGAGGAAGACGCCGGCGGGTTTCACCATGCCGGGGAAGCTCTCCAGATCGTAGCGCGGCCCGCTCCCGAAGGGATTGAACTTGCCGCCGCTCGCCACCGCGCCGCCCTTGGCGTTGAGGTTCCCTATCATGGCGTTGAGCATCATGATGGCCCAGGCCGTGTAGAAACCGTTGGCGCTCATGGTGCCGCCGTGGGTGATCACCGCCGCCCGGGTGCCGTGGCTGGTGAACTCCCGCGCCAGCTCGACGATATCGGCCACCGGCACGGCGCACTCGGCGCTGTATTGCTCGAGGGTATGCTCCCGGCTCGCCTCGGCCAGCAGCTGGAAGCTGCTCTTGACCGCCAACTCCCCGCCCGGGGTCGAAATGCTGCGCGCCACCCAGAGTCGGGCCCGCTCGCAACGGCCGGCCGGGGTCGGCTCGTCACTCCCCTCCTCGACCACCAGCACCTCATCCCCCTCGCCATAGGCTTCACCGCTGTGGGGCAGCCCCAGATCGCTGGCGTGCAGCATCTGGCCGAAGCGGGGGTGCGACTCGTCACTTATCACCAGATGGCTGGCGTTGCTGAAACCGCGATAGCCGGCCCGCTCTGCAGCTTCTGCGTTAGGTGCCGCCAGGAAGGGCTCGGCG encodes the following:
- a CDS encoding DHCW motif cupin fold protein, with the protein product MEIKNLPFCTTRWAEIAPTEHRGETGVARWHTQRFGELRVRMVEYSAGYLADHWCSKGHVLLCIEGELHTELQDGRVFTLTAGMSYQVADDAEPHRSFTEQGARLFIVD
- a CDS encoding peptidase U32 family protein; protein product: MQDHTQTNRLELLAPAKNLAYGIEAINHGADAVYMGGPAFGARSAAGNTLEDIEALARHAHRFGAQLFIAFNTLLHDHELEQAQRLAHQIYEAGADALIVQDMGLLALDLPPIALHASTQTDNRTPEKVKFLQDVGFSQVVLARELSLEQIRAISAQTNVQLEFFIHGALCVSYSGQCNISYARTGRSANRGECAQLCRLPCSLQKPDGEVLVADSHLLSLKDMDQSTNLEALIEAGIRSFKIEGRLKGLDYVKNVTAWYRQRLDAILDKRPDLVAASAGRCSYSFVPDPKKSFNRGSTDYFLHERKADIGSPRSPKYLGEPLGRVSKISREGIEIDGHQVTLNNGDGLGFFKPNDELVGMRLNKVEGKQLLLSEPVSGLKLGTTIYRNHDSAFSKLLSTASAERRIRVDLRLSECEQGLRLDLADEQGISACVTLACDKQPADNPARALQQARDQLGKLGNTLFVARQIELVFTSSLFIAASMLNGLRRDGIAALEAARLAAYRRPERLIPLRDATYPQHRLSYLGNVLNGAAEQFFREHGVGRIAPAYEANKEEGEVVLMITKHCIRYSQNLCHKQVPGLKPEPLELKMGKDLFRLRFDCHRCEMQVMGSLKR
- a CDS encoding LysE family translocator, producing the protein MEFTSWLALAAICVMGAISPGPSLALIIRNTVQGGQGHGVATALGHGLGVGIYALVTALGLSLLITQTPLLFDLIRYGGAAFLAWLGIKALLAKPASGATEEAVHALRGRQGAFEGFMVAFLNPQLAIFFIALFSQFVHADTGWREGGIMMLTAGGIDAIWYVLVALVLSRGPVLAWLKAKSSVIDKVSGLVLLGLALKVVL
- a CDS encoding LysR family transcriptional regulator, producing the protein MHKANLNLLPTLKVLLETRNISRAAELLHLSQPSISKQLNQLRGEFGDELLVREGQRWLLTPRAESLAAALADPLGALARLYEAPGFEPARCERVFRLASSDYVAQHILPDICAALARAAPLAALEYSLWDKRQLPQLWQSELDLVSTITELVPDQIRGLHQGEDRLVMLMGRHHPLSGMAPTLEDYLAWPHLQVSGGGDKDSPVEQVLMPQGLSRRWFARVPFFQAAVEVLLRTDCLMTTPAHIAWQLSQEHGLSFCDLPFATRTQQYHLLWHQRHHQDPAHQWFRELAYPFLREHLQRTLGESRKQLAESRKQLDESRKPLGRS
- a CDS encoding ketoacyl-ACP synthase III encodes the protein MKYANITGWGKCLPPAVLTNDALSTIMETSDEWIYPRTGIKARRVSHVSNTELATLAGRRALACAGLEAAALDGIILATATPGTLIPNCASAVQQALGAHKAAVFDLNAACTGFVYALSVATSLVQTGMMQKVLVIGAERLTQLLDWAKRDTAVLFGDGAGAVVIEASDNQSGLIANKLGCDSEAREILHVPNFGTDRVRFADIDGLFTFNFEGQEIFKRAVRGMGEATGAVLAQAGITPEQVDLIVPHQANMRIIETLAKRMNAPMDKVMVNIEHYGNTSAATVPIALCEALEQGRVKPNSYLLSAAFGAGLTWGAALIKWGDRVTPLGHCDVELPPCEQSALELIAHAVAGCQQANTEA
- a CDS encoding patatin-like phospholipase family protein; protein product: MSRRQTALVVEGGAMRGIFAAGVLDAFMARGVTAFDHCIGVSAGAVNLAAFLAGQQGRNHSVITDYSCRPEFISLAKFMRGGHWLDLDWLWEITIRECRLDLARFAANPVPLTVVTTRVSDGQAAYLKATAEELEQQIKASCSVPLAYRDFVRLGGEAMTDGGVADSIPVRHAYEQGARDITVVLSRPLGYRKRAPRLPALHRYLLRQTPALARASLARHHSYNDAIDFIRNPPADCRIRLIHPPAGFRVGRMTTDPDKLEQGYQMGWQAAQAYLGTD
- a CDS encoding endonuclease/exonuclease/phosphatase family protein, which codes for MKNINKSLIAAAISLGMLAGCDSNNDSKAPDPMVRFATFNLSFDRTAPGMLSGELALDRAAQDALLARYQDGDTSLGKAEITQAKDVQQIRNIAEIIQRTRPDVFLLNEFDNDGKGESTADLKAFNDNYLAHAQHGEVQAISYPVMQNFATNTGLMSGHDLNLDGKRNSGPDDAWGFGNYHGQYAFALMSKYPIDTKGIRTFQQFKWKDMPGEQNPIIDDCNNPKAPIPAGRQCGDAWYDAAAWEQFPLSSKNHADVPVRIKQGNKEVVVHFLLSHPTPPIFGNAARHNVKHNRAEVAFWQDYVEAASYMVDDAGKAGGLPQGARFVIAGDLNADPQLGDGDLSAIQDLHNHALVNQAVTNGALIPVSQGGPECLASQPDQCKRNNGRTTPERITSSSGLQLDHLIPSANLNAVASGVFWPASFEPGYHLVYDAKLGIAKGVSSDHRLVWVDVELNP
- a CDS encoding tetrathionate reductase subunit A, which translates into the protein MDHSKRKFLKGAAIAGGTGLFVAGYSDTLKQVVSGVATGSSGKPTRDPIHGNSLAVEYRVDERGEIHPNPAQRLANTMCLGCWTLCGVRARIDNESDKIVRILGNPYHPLSALHHIDFKTPVKQALLGTSGYQEGGLDGRSTACARGNAMLEQLDSPHRVTRCLKRVGPRGSGRWQSIPFEQLIEEVVEGGDLFGEGSVEGLRAIRNLAEPLDPANPEYGPKANQLLVSNASDEGRDAFIKRFTFNGFGTRNFANHGAYCGLSFRVGAGALLDDLEKNAHLKPDWDESDFLLFMGTSPQQSGNPFKRQSRQLAANRARQDKPFSYVVVAPSLPNTVNLPSAPANRWLPIRPATDSALALAMLRWIIDNDRYAEPFLAAPNAEAAERAGYRGFSNASHLVISDESHPRFGQMLHASDLGLPHSGEAYGEGDEVLVVEEGSDEPTPAGRCERARLWVARSISTPGGELAVKSSFQLLAEASREHTLEQYSAECAVPVADIVELAREFTSHGTRAAVITHGGTMSANGFYTAWAIMMLNAMIGNLNAKGGAVASGGKFNPFGSGPRYDLESFPGMVKPAGVFLSRSKFPYEKTSEYRRKKEAGQNPYPAHEPWFPLSGPLLGEHLTAAVSGYPYRAKAWINHMGNPLYGQAGLHQAIGEQLKDPRVLPLFISIDSFINESSALSDYIVPDTLTYESWGWATAWHGVMTKVSTGRWPVIEPRVIKTAEGDPVCMESFLIAVAKRLGLPGFGEGAIEGSDGKLHGLNKAADFSLYGAANVAYLGQPVPPIGAEDLAWSGVARILPTLNATLSAEEASRAAYLYARGGRFEPVAKGRDEAGQPSKRWPKPLMLWNPAVGSRRHSQSGQFLSGTPRFFRAQLADGTPLSEVFKPAQWPLLLTSYKSHTMSSMSIGSDRLRQVHPSNGVRLNAQTAARLGIVSGDRVRVSTPNGSVIGLAECVAGVQADAIAIEHGFGHKELGAREHWIDGQRVAASALRGAGVNLNDLAVLDPSRHGRYPLVDWAIGSSARQGLPARVEKLV